In Wolinella succinogenes DSM 1740, a single genomic region encodes these proteins:
- a CDS encoding efflux transporter outer membrane subunit yields the protein MARNVAVILAGALLLAGCSMSPKLELKPVEIPLALAKEAKTMEVINVEWWREFKDPLLEELIKEALVHNSDLRVAATNVSLARATLGGARADLYPSLDAEGSAGRKKTSDESYPVGTRATYNNFSLSGVLSYEIDLWGRLRDSKRSAEALLLANEANQETIALAVASSVAEGYFNLITLREGIQILKETVDSYQKSYDYRLKQHGLGAISEIVMEQSRVELESAKANLYLYERQESEAATALSILLGRTPKEIFEKSFSLASVLPALPEVPAGLPSEILTHRSDIKVAEEKLKAANYSIGVARAAYFPTLSLSGVLGYQSAELDRLMRPSGEMWSLGGNLGAPLLNFGRTSAKVESAKAQKESAEIEYEATIRQAFGEVKDALVKREVANKRLLSLQSQTTSQNRVLEIAQKRFDEGHFSHLDLLDAQRGYLNARLALNSAKLETATSVVTLYKALGGGWRITQEETK from the coding sequence ATGGCGCGTAATGTAGCAGTGATATTGGCGGGAGCTCTGCTTTTAGCGGGGTGCTCCATGTCCCCCAAACTAGAGCTTAAGCCCGTAGAGATTCCTTTGGCACTCGCTAAAGAGGCCAAGACAATGGAAGTGATCAATGTGGAGTGGTGGCGTGAGTTTAAAGACCCTCTCCTAGAAGAGCTCATCAAAGAGGCCTTGGTGCACAATAGCGATCTGAGGGTGGCGGCAACCAATGTCTCTTTGGCTAGAGCGACTCTTGGGGGTGCGAGAGCGGATCTCTATCCATCGCTTGATGCGGAAGGTTCCGCGGGTCGTAAAAAAACCAGCGATGAGAGCTATCCCGTAGGGACAAGAGCAACCTATAACAACTTCTCTCTCAGTGGTGTGCTAAGCTATGAGATTGATCTTTGGGGGCGGCTACGAGATTCTAAACGCTCGGCCGAAGCGCTTTTGCTAGCCAATGAAGCCAATCAAGAGACCATCGCCTTGGCCGTTGCCTCAAGCGTGGCGGAGGGATATTTTAATCTCATCACCCTAAGAGAGGGAATCCAAATCCTCAAAGAGACGGTCGATTCTTATCAAAAGAGCTACGATTATCGGCTCAAACAACATGGTTTGGGTGCCATTAGTGAGATCGTTATGGAGCAGAGCAGGGTGGAGCTAGAGAGCGCCAAAGCCAATCTCTATCTCTATGAGCGACAAGAATCAGAGGCTGCCACGGCGCTGTCGATTCTTTTAGGGCGAACCCCTAAAGAGATTTTTGAGAAAAGCTTCTCTCTTGCTTCCGTGCTTCCTGCGCTGCCTGAAGTGCCCGCGGGGCTTCCCTCGGAGATTTTGACGCATCGATCGGACATTAAAGTGGCCGAAGAGAAACTCAAAGCGGCCAACTACTCTATTGGGGTGGCTAGGGCTGCCTACTTCCCAACCCTCTCGCTCTCAGGTGTTTTGGGCTATCAAAGTGCCGAGCTTGATCGCTTGATGCGCCCCTCAGGCGAGATGTGGAGTCTTGGAGGGAATCTGGGTGCGCCACTCCTTAATTTTGGTCGCACCAGCGCCAAAGTGGAGAGCGCCAAAGCCCAAAAAGAGAGTGCGGAGATTGAGTATGAGGCAACAATTCGACAGGCGTTTGGCGAGGTTAAAGACGCTCTTGTAAAGAGGGAGGTGGCAAACAAGCGTCTGCTTTCACTTCAAAGTCAAACCACCTCACAAAATCGCGTCCTAGAGATTGCGCAAAAGCGTTTTGATGAGGGCCATTTCAGTCATCTTGATCTGCTGGATGCCCAGCGTGGCTACCTAAACGCTAGACTAGCCCTAAATAGTGCCAAGCTAGAGACTGCCACCTCCGTGGTGACACTCTATAAAGCGCTTGGAGGAGGGTGGAGGATCACCCAAGAAGAGACTAAATAG
- a CDS encoding EAL domain-containing protein produces MRDSIRSLIEEDRLLTLFQPILSISGKKIFGLEALSRGLALDGSIIPPLELFGRAKEEGVDLDLDARARQKAIERFLPRFHQNPHLLLFLNFESRLIDEIPLERYQFAKWLSEAGIPPKNIVLEVKEDAIEKSEHLEAFCLHFKNLGFNIALDDFGAGNSSFDRIALVRPDLIKIDKSLIRDVDKNYFHQQIIRAIANMGNNIGALVLAEGVESKEEALGCLKRGISLFQGFYFATPSQESCALSELHDKIERVGEALEASIRTKLQRRTELFYKAEEIISHIENLIHHTPAESWKERLLASPWLSLRLEAIYFLDMRGRQIGETIMLQETRSFFEPAQPESDHSLKEYFYLTKTALEKAHLTKRYISLASGNICRTYAKRVGKEREEMIVCIDFRERGGGEETI; encoded by the coding sequence TTGAGAGACTCTATCCGTTCACTCATCGAAGAAGACCGCCTCTTGACTCTCTTTCAACCGATTCTCTCCATCTCGGGCAAAAAAATTTTTGGACTAGAAGCCCTCTCTCGAGGCCTAGCGCTAGATGGCTCCATCATCCCTCCCCTGGAGCTCTTTGGGCGCGCCAAAGAGGAGGGGGTCGATTTGGATCTTGATGCTAGGGCACGCCAAAAGGCGATTGAGCGCTTCCTGCCTCGCTTTCATCAAAACCCCCACCTCCTGCTCTTTCTCAACTTTGAATCCCGCCTCATCGATGAGATTCCCCTAGAGCGCTATCAGTTTGCCAAGTGGCTAAGCGAGGCGGGAATCCCGCCCAAAAATATCGTCCTTGAGGTCAAAGAGGATGCCATAGAAAAGAGTGAGCACTTGGAGGCTTTCTGTCTTCACTTCAAAAATCTAGGTTTTAATATCGCCCTTGATGACTTTGGTGCGGGGAATTCGAGTTTTGATCGCATCGCCTTGGTTCGCCCCGACCTCATCAAGATCGACAAATCCCTCATTCGAGATGTGGATAAAAACTACTTCCATCAGCAGATCATCCGTGCTATCGCCAACATGGGAAACAATATTGGCGCACTCGTGCTAGCCGAAGGAGTGGAGAGTAAAGAGGAGGCGCTGGGGTGTCTAAAGAGGGGAATTTCACTTTTTCAAGGATTCTACTTCGCCACACCCTCCCAAGAATCGTGTGCGCTTTCTGAGCTTCATGACAAAATTGAGCGCGTGGGTGAGGCGCTGGAGGCTTCGATTCGCACTAAGCTTCAAAGGCGCACGGAGCTCTTTTACAAGGCTGAAGAGATCATCTCTCATATCGAGAATCTCATCCATCACACCCCCGCAGAATCGTGGAAAGAGAGACTTCTTGCTTCCCCTTGGCTCTCTTTAAGGCTTGAGGCGATCTATTTTCTTGATATGAGGGGTCGCCAAATAGGCGAGACAATCATGCTCCAAGAGACGCGCTCCTTTTTTGAGCCCGCCCAGCCAGAGAGCGACCACTCGCTCAAAGAGTACTTTTACCTCACGAAAACTGCTCTAGAGAAGGCTCATCTAACCAAACGCTATATTTCGCTCGCCTCAGGCAATATCTGCCGAACCTACGCCAAAAGAGTGGGAAAAGAGAGGGAGGAGATGATTGTTTGTATCGACTTTAGGGAAAGAGGGGGGGGGGAAGAGACTATTTAG
- a CDS encoding complement resistance protein TraT produces MFFKVMRGSMAAAFSLLFLAGCATTELQTKVKMTQSVFVDPVAKDKRLIFVSMRNTSGQNINLESKIISNLQARGYTIVDDPEAATYILMANVLYCDRKREDNTTGGAAAGAVTGGAIAGYNSRSGSVGSTLGGAVAGALVGGILGKLTEDTIYQMQVDVMIKQKAKGAVLATNASKAGQASVRDGQSAGFTNSFGGAIRDTEGGAKVADNRTNYSSQQYESEYIEKQTMLFAEATKMGLTLEEAIPTLEHQMANQISGIF; encoded by the coding sequence ATGTTTTTTAAGGTGATGCGAGGGAGTATGGCGGCGGCCTTTTCTCTACTTTTTCTAGCGGGTTGTGCGACAACAGAACTTCAAACCAAGGTGAAGATGACTCAGAGTGTATTTGTGGACCCTGTAGCGAAAGATAAACGACTGATTTTTGTTTCAATGAGAAATACTAGTGGACAAAATATCAATCTTGAATCCAAGATTATCTCCAATCTTCAAGCTAGAGGCTACACCATCGTGGACGATCCTGAGGCGGCAACCTACATCTTGATGGCCAATGTCCTTTATTGTGATAGAAAACGAGAGGACAACACCACAGGAGGCGCAGCCGCTGGAGCTGTTACGGGCGGAGCGATCGCAGGATACAACAGTCGAAGTGGTTCGGTTGGCTCCACGCTTGGAGGCGCAGTCGCTGGAGCCCTTGTTGGCGGAATCCTTGGAAAGCTAACAGAGGATACGATCTATCAGATGCAAGTGGATGTGATGATCAAGCAAAAGGCTAAAGGCGCGGTTCTTGCGACCAATGCTAGCAAAGCAGGGCAGGCAAGCGTGAGGGATGGGCAGAGTGCAGGCTTTACGAATAGCTTTGGTGGAGCGATCCGCGATACTGAGGGAGGCGCAAAGGTTGCCGACAATCGCACCAACTACTCCTCTCAGCAGTATGAGAGCGAATATATCGAGAAGCAGACCATGCTCTTTGCTGAGGCGACTAAGATGGGCTTGACGCTTGAAGAGGCGATTCCCACGCTTGAGCACCAGATGGCCAACCAGATCTCTGGAATCTTTTAA
- a CDS encoding aspartate/glutamate racemase family protein — translation MKTFGLLGGLAYPSTAEYYLKINRQVHATLGKHHSAPLWIHSFDFEPIAQAQASGSWTILEEKLLQAALELERLGCQGLAIASNTMHLLAPALEGALSIPLVHIADSVGEESSLKGYKKLALLGTLFTMEKDFYASRLQERFDLEVITPAKEERNLVHECIYRELVNNIFTEDSRRDFIQIIHGLKERGAEAVILGCTEIPLLLEGASSPLPLLDTMELHVGSIVQSILEI, via the coding sequence ATGAAAACTTTTGGTCTATTAGGGGGTCTTGCCTACCCCTCCACCGCTGAATACTATCTCAAAATCAACCGCCAAGTCCACGCCACTTTGGGCAAACATCACAGCGCACCTTTATGGATTCACAGCTTTGACTTTGAACCCATCGCTCAAGCTCAAGCAAGCGGCTCTTGGACTATACTGGAGGAGAAGCTACTCCAAGCTGCGCTAGAACTAGAGAGACTTGGCTGCCAAGGATTGGCCATTGCCTCTAACACCATGCACCTACTCGCTCCAGCGCTTGAGGGTGCTCTTTCGATTCCATTGGTACACATCGCCGATAGCGTAGGAGAAGAATCGAGTCTCAAGGGTTACAAAAAATTAGCACTTTTAGGGACACTCTTCACCATGGAAAAAGATTTTTACGCCTCAAGGCTCCAAGAGCGTTTCGACCTTGAGGTGATCACACCTGCCAAAGAGGAGAGAAATCTTGTGCATGAGTGCATCTATAGGGAGCTGGTGAATAATATTTTCACAGAGGATTCAAGAAGGGATTTCATTCAAATCATTCATGGGCTCAAAGAGCGTGGGGCTGAGGCAGTGATTCTTGGGTGCACCGAGATCCCACTCCTTCTAGAAGGAGCTTCCTCTCCCCTGCCCCTGCTTGATACGATGGAGCTTCATGTGGGCTCCATCGTTCAATCGATTCTAGAGATTTAA
- a CDS encoding GGDEF domain-containing phosphodiesterase: MQALSVNHLKSVYAKLMGALFVSLLLLAAGYFFLYQHQQKNLEKIAQNQTLEFTKSFKEFLYFRALPLEGYLQSAAFFEDTKGRVEAMWDVWMRASMGMKGVGYDAVLLLDRTRLPIASLSLIEGAGEKELLAIIPVESLSLEYPIFVRSFVKLQGKESKERLIELFSSPIRSSLVGEIQGYLVAFKLWNGTEISSLDRLSSHQIHLLLEGDDSRGYDLFYPLQDFYGREVARVGVVLDKSLALTIDRIFSFQIAFVSSAGLLASLGILALLFVLVLRPLRQLSKVLQEKDKATLKELLYKEDEFGEISRVVQRFFKQNAILEQYKGAIDASFIVSKGDLLGNITYANDQFCQVSGYKREELLGRNHNIVRHPDNTREFFAALWKRISSGRIWSGVIKNRNKRGGDYYVRAVIVPLMNDEGEIEEYLSIRTDITELYEQMQMIIKQTTDLLTGLPNKQQLLHDLENPLSHCLLFVNINRFRGVNDSFGHEAGDSLLVEFANRLGALLPMGATLYRLGGDEFAILLEEGEGEVERLSRDIFATLEETPFIVVGTEIILSARISSACGVELLYQKCDMAMNYAKINNLSFVDFDRNGQIREELERSKMITRMIQEAIRSDFIQAYGQKIVSVKEPNLYKIETLMRIVDGSGKITSPFIFLEQAKNSRLYSRLTRIMIKKVFESFKGNALEFSINLTFEDILDHETTRFILDSIQSMGLQNRVTIELVESEEIGASPEMELFIKEAKALGCKISIDDFGSGYSNFDYILKIGADFIKIDGSLIKNIDTDKNSYITVKTIIALAKELGIGVVAEYIHSKEVMEVVVELGVDYLQGYHLHEPQKLDALLA, encoded by the coding sequence ATGCAAGCTCTATCCGTCAATCATCTCAAAAGCGTCTATGCCAAACTCATGGGAGCACTCTTTGTGAGTCTGCTTCTTCTGGCTGCGGGCTACTTTTTTCTCTACCAACATCAGCAGAAGAATCTAGAGAAGATCGCCCAAAATCAGACTTTGGAGTTCACCAAGAGCTTCAAAGAGTTTCTCTATTTTAGGGCGCTGCCCCTAGAGGGCTACCTCCAATCTGCAGCCTTTTTTGAGGATACTAAGGGGCGGGTTGAGGCAATGTGGGATGTGTGGATGCGTGCGAGCATGGGGATGAAGGGGGTCGGATATGATGCGGTGCTGCTGCTTGATAGGACGCGCTTACCGATTGCTTCCCTTTCTCTTATAGAGGGAGCAGGGGAGAAAGAGCTCTTGGCCATTATCCCTGTGGAATCGCTCTCTTTAGAGTATCCTATCTTCGTGCGCTCCTTTGTCAAGCTTCAGGGTAAAGAATCAAAAGAGAGGCTGATTGAGCTCTTCTCCTCGCCAATTCGTTCTTCTTTGGTGGGCGAGATTCAGGGCTATTTGGTCGCATTTAAACTTTGGAATGGTACGGAGATTTCGAGCCTCGATCGGTTAAGCAGCCACCAAATCCACTTGCTCTTAGAGGGAGATGATTCTAGGGGATATGATCTTTTTTATCCCTTGCAAGATTTTTATGGCAGGGAGGTCGCTCGTGTGGGCGTGGTGCTAGACAAGAGTCTAGCGCTAACGATTGATCGAATCTTTTCATTTCAGATTGCCTTTGTGAGCTCGGCGGGGCTGTTGGCCTCTTTGGGAATCTTGGCACTCCTCTTTGTTTTGGTTTTGCGCCCTTTGCGCCAACTTTCCAAGGTTTTGCAAGAAAAGGATAAAGCCACGCTCAAAGAGCTACTCTATAAAGAGGATGAGTTTGGAGAGATCTCTCGGGTGGTGCAGCGATTTTTCAAGCAGAACGCTATTTTGGAGCAGTACAAAGGGGCGATTGATGCAAGCTTTATTGTCTCTAAGGGTGATCTGCTAGGGAACATCACTTATGCTAATGATCAATTTTGTCAAGTGAGCGGATACAAGAGAGAGGAGCTTTTGGGGAGGAATCATAACATTGTCCGCCACCCCGATAATACACGAGAGTTTTTTGCTGCCCTTTGGAAACGCATCAGTAGCGGCAGAATATGGAGTGGGGTGATCAAGAATCGCAACAAGCGCGGTGGAGACTATTATGTGAGGGCAGTGATTGTGCCCCTTATGAATGACGAGGGGGAGATTGAAGAGTATCTCTCTATCCGCACCGATATCACAGAGCTCTACGAGCAGATGCAGATGATCATCAAACAGACGACCGATCTGCTCACGGGTCTGCCTAATAAGCAGCAGCTTTTGCACGATCTGGAGAACCCTCTCTCTCATTGCCTGCTCTTTGTCAATATCAATCGATTCCGTGGCGTGAACGATTCTTTTGGGCATGAGGCGGGGGATTCGCTTTTGGTGGAGTTTGCCAATCGATTGGGGGCGCTTTTGCCTATGGGGGCGACGCTCTATCGTTTGGGGGGAGATGAGTTTGCCATTTTGCTGGAGGAGGGCGAAGGAGAGGTTGAGAGACTCTCTAGGGATATTTTTGCCACTCTTGAAGAGACCCCTTTTATAGTGGTGGGAACAGAAATCATCCTCTCGGCTCGAATCTCTTCGGCTTGTGGTGTTGAGCTGCTCTACCAAAAGTGTGACATGGCAATGAACTACGCCAAAATCAACAACCTCTCTTTCGTTGATTTTGATCGCAATGGACAGATCAGGGAGGAGCTGGAGCGTTCCAAAATGATCACTCGAATGATTCAAGAGGCGATTCGATCGGATTTTATTCAGGCTTATGGGCAGAAGATTGTGAGCGTTAAAGAGCCAAATCTCTACAAAATCGAAACCCTCATGAGGATTGTTGATGGGTCGGGCAAAATCACTTCGCCTTTTATCTTTTTGGAGCAGGCGAAAAACTCTAGACTCTATTCGCGCCTCACGCGCATCATGATCAAAAAGGTTTTTGAGAGCTTTAAAGGGAATGCGCTGGAGTTCTCGATCAATCTCACCTTTGAAGATATTTTAGATCATGAGACAACTCGATTTATTCTTGATTCTATTCAGTCGATGGGGCTCCAAAATCGCGTCACCATTGAGCTAGTGGAGAGTGAAGAGATTGGAGCGAGTCCAGAGATGGAGCTGTTCATCAAAGAGGCCAAAGCATTGGGATGCAAAATCTCTATTGATGACTTTGGAAGTGGTTACTCCAATTTTGATTACATCCTGAAAATCGGCGCCGATTTCATCAAGATTGATGGTTCGCTCATCAAAAACATTGACACCGACAAAAACTCCTATATCACGGTCAAGACGATCATCGCTTTGGCTAAAGAGCTTGGGATTGGCGTGGTGGCAGAGTATATTCACTCCAAAGAGGTGATGGAGGTGGTGGTGGAGCTTGGGGTGGATTATCTGCAAGGGTATCATTTGCACGAACCTCAAAAGCTTGACGCGCTTTTGGCTTGA
- the mqo gene encoding malate dehydrogenase (quinone): MQERRVDVVLVGGGIMSATLGVLLKELEPSWSMMLLERLEGVALESTGAWNNAGTGHQALCELNYTPMRSNGEIDIQKAIKINESFEISKQFWAYHVQKKHLKEPESFIHPVPHMSFVRGKDVAYLQARHKALSLHPLFCGMKYSESMDEIERWVPLIAEGRKREERVAATCIDWGTDVNFGSLTEQFSDYLAKQEGFVLKTHHEVVDIKRSQEGHWRVKSLDKKSGEFTEVEARFVFIGAGGAALPLLYKSGIPEARGYGGFPVSGQWLVCSNPEPIEIHRAKVYGKAAVGAPPMSVPHLDTRVIDGEKKLLFGPFAGFSTNFLKQGSYLDFFLSFNSGNFKTMIEAGLDNIPLTQYLINQVMLSLKGRIEVLKEYMPKAEFGDWELKIAGQRVQIIKPDAKNRGSLQFGTEVVASNDGSLAALLGASPGASTAVEAMLGVLEKCFKKELETPLWKEKLQEMIPSYGHPLSDDLGRLNENRRYTSGLLHLPFTPVQ; this comes from the coding sequence GTGCAAGAAAGAAGAGTGGATGTGGTTTTGGTTGGCGGAGGTATCATGAGTGCAACTCTGGGGGTGTTGCTTAAAGAGTTAGAGCCTTCGTGGTCAATGATGCTTCTAGAGCGCCTTGAGGGGGTTGCCTTGGAGAGCACAGGGGCTTGGAATAATGCGGGCACAGGTCATCAGGCGCTTTGCGAGCTCAACTACACACCTATGCGTTCCAATGGCGAGATTGACATTCAAAAGGCGATCAAAATCAACGAATCTTTTGAAATCTCCAAACAGTTTTGGGCTTATCATGTCCAAAAAAAGCATCTCAAGGAGCCAGAGAGCTTCATCCATCCTGTTCCTCATATGAGTTTTGTGAGGGGGAAGGATGTGGCCTATCTTCAAGCACGCCATAAGGCGCTCTCTCTCCACCCCCTCTTTTGTGGGATGAAATATTCAGAGAGCATGGACGAGATAGAGCGGTGGGTGCCTCTTATCGCAGAGGGCAGGAAGAGAGAAGAGAGGGTGGCGGCCACCTGTATTGATTGGGGAACGGATGTCAATTTTGGCTCGCTCACGGAGCAATTTAGCGACTACTTGGCTAAACAAGAGGGATTTGTGCTTAAAACTCATCATGAAGTGGTGGATATCAAGCGAAGCCAAGAGGGGCACTGGAGAGTCAAGTCGCTGGATAAAAAATCAGGCGAATTTACCGAAGTGGAGGCGCGATTTGTCTTTATTGGGGCGGGCGGAGCAGCTCTTCCCCTGCTCTATAAGAGTGGGATTCCTGAGGCTAGAGGGTATGGTGGATTTCCTGTGAGCGGACAGTGGCTGGTCTGCTCCAATCCTGAGCCTATTGAGATTCATCGAGCCAAAGTCTATGGCAAGGCCGCTGTTGGAGCTCCTCCGATGTCTGTGCCTCATCTGGATACAAGAGTGATTGATGGAGAGAAGAAGCTCCTCTTTGGACCCTTTGCGGGTTTTTCAACCAATTTTTTAAAGCAGGGGAGCTATCTTGACTTTTTTCTCTCGTTCAATTCTGGGAACTTCAAAACCATGATTGAGGCGGGGCTAGATAATATTCCTCTCACTCAATACCTCATCAATCAGGTGATGTTGAGTCTCAAGGGGCGCATAGAGGTGCTCAAGGAGTATATGCCAAAGGCAGAGTTTGGAGATTGGGAGCTCAAGATCGCTGGACAACGAGTCCAAATCATCAAGCCTGATGCCAAGAATCGAGGCTCATTGCAGTTTGGTACCGAAGTGGTAGCCTCAAATGATGGGAGTCTGGCCGCCCTTTTAGGCGCTTCTCCGGGTGCTTCAACGGCGGTTGAAGCAATGCTTGGAGTGCTTGAGAAGTGTTTTAAAAAAGAGCTAGAGACCCCCTTGTGGAAAGAGAAGCTTCAAGAGATGATTCCCTCCTATGGACACCCTTTATCGGATGATTTGGGGCGACTCAATGAGAATCGCCGCTACACCTCAGGACTGTTGCATCTCCCCTTCACTCCCGTGCAGTGA
- a CDS encoding flavodoxin, whose product MNKTAIFYGSTGGNTKEAATLIHRELGGEAVADIFDVSKLKDASAFAPYENLILGTSTWGDGDLQDDWYDFLKEFEKADLGSKKVALFGLGDQEGFGHAYLNGMKTLHDSAKKLGATIVGAWEDEGYSYDSSEAVVNGKFVGLALDADNQDELTPERVKNWCAELKKALSI is encoded by the coding sequence ATGAATAAGACAGCGATTTTTTATGGTAGCACAGGCGGCAACACTAAAGAGGCGGCGACCCTCATTCATCGTGAACTTGGAGGGGAAGCAGTCGCAGACATTTTCGATGTCTCTAAGCTCAAAGATGCTTCAGCGTTTGCTCCCTATGAGAATCTAATTCTTGGAACCTCCACATGGGGCGATGGGGACTTGCAGGATGATTGGTATGATTTTCTCAAAGAGTTTGAGAAGGCCGACCTTGGCTCTAAAAAGGTAGCTCTTTTTGGTCTTGGGGATCAAGAGGGATTTGGACATGCCTATCTCAATGGAATGAAGACGCTTCATGACAGCGCTAAAAAACTTGGAGCGACTATCGTTGGGGCATGGGAAGATGAAGGTTATAGCTACGATAGCAGTGAGGCGGTTGTGAATGGGAAGTTTGTTGGATTGGCTTTGGATGCGGACAACCAAGATGAACTCACCCCTGAGCGCGTGAAGAATTGGTGCGCTGAGCTAAAAAAAGCGCTCTCTATTTAA
- a CDS encoding DUF2892 domain-containing protein: MKCNVGKVDKMLRIGVGVVILLAGVLAQSWWGLVGIVPLLTGLVGYCPLYSLINLNTGCKGECDS; this comes from the coding sequence ATGAAGTGCAATGTCGGAAAAGTGGATAAGATGCTAAGAATCGGCGTTGGAGTGGTGATCTTGTTGGCGGGCGTTTTGGCTCAAAGCTGGTGGGGATTAGTGGGAATTGTGCCCCTATTGACGGGACTTGTGGGCTATTGCCCCCTCTATTCCCTCATCAACCTTAACACAGGTTGCAAGGGCGAGTGCGATAGCTAA
- a CDS encoding DNA-3-methyladenine glycosylase I yields the protein MKRCGWVKLSDPLYVEYHDKEWGKPLHGERELFELLSLECQQAGLSWLTVLHKREAYRGAFGNFDISFCAALRDEEIEKILQEKNVIKNRAKLLAIRDNARAALEVIKEFGSLDFYFWNRVDHHPLLHSIPHYKEAPCHNELSDNLAKEMKKRGFKFIGSVTLYSFLQAAGIINDHEDDCDFKS from the coding sequence GTGAAGCGATGCGGATGGGTAAAACTAAGCGATCCTCTCTATGTGGAATACCACGACAAAGAGTGGGGCAAGCCCCTCCATGGGGAGAGAGAGCTCTTTGAACTTTTGTCCTTGGAGTGCCAGCAGGCAGGACTTAGCTGGCTCACCGTGCTCCACAAAAGGGAGGCTTATAGGGGGGCTTTTGGAAATTTTGACATCTCCTTTTGTGCCGCTTTGCGCGATGAAGAGATCGAAAAAATCCTTCAGGAAAAAAATGTCATCAAAAATAGAGCCAAGCTCCTGGCTATTCGCGATAACGCAAGAGCGGCTCTTGAGGTGATTAAAGAGTTCGGCTCTTTGGACTTCTACTTTTGGAATCGAGTCGATCACCACCCCCTGCTCCACTCCATTCCCCACTATAAAGAAGCCCCCTGCCACAATGAGCTCTCCGATAATCTAGCCAAAGAGATGAAAAAGCGGGGCTTTAAATTTATCGGCTCAGTGACACTCTACTCTTTTTTGCAAGCCGCGGGAATCATCAATGATCATGAAGATGACTGCGATTTCAAATCGTAA
- a CDS encoding M14 family metallopeptidase, giving the protein MRALFLIMVLLGTLWSAERHFGFYELKGKEAGSLLFIIGGVHGDEPGGYFAPALITQHYRLQKGSLWVVPNLNFDSIVENRRGIYGDMNRKFASIKRDDKDYEIVKDIKKLILDSKVDFVINLHDGHGFYRSSWENSIFNPKAWGQAYIIDQKNISDVKFGNLDEIASKISRNLNQNLSKDHHSFNIKNTNTQFKDEEMQTSLTYFAITNLKPALAIETSKNISELDQKVFYQLQSIEELMKIMGIEYERDFELTLQEIDRLLEEHGEMSLNGHITLPLEGIRSTLRFVPMLPKGNSFSFSHPLGAIKERADHYEVMIGNRSIAKLYPQRFSGSCAAKGAEVIVDGVSQRVAWGERLLVKERFLVKEQAGVRVNVIGLVTSGRDSQDEVEVKKGMIASRFSLDEKERRYRVEFYSEEGFCGMITAWFEP; this is encoded by the coding sequence ATGAGAGCTCTTTTTTTGATTATGGTTTTACTTGGGACGCTTTGGAGTGCAGAGCGCCACTTCGGTTTTTATGAGCTCAAAGGCAAGGAGGCGGGGAGCCTTCTTTTTATCATTGGCGGAGTTCATGGGGATGAGCCTGGAGGGTATTTTGCCCCTGCGCTCATCACCCAGCATTATCGTCTCCAAAAAGGCTCTCTTTGGGTGGTGCCCAACCTGAACTTTGATAGTATTGTGGAGAATCGACGCGGGATTTATGGTGATATGAATCGTAAGTTTGCCTCCATCAAGAGGGATGATAAGGATTATGAGATCGTGAAGGACATCAAGAAGCTCATTCTTGATTCAAAAGTTGATTTTGTGATCAATTTGCACGATGGGCATGGCTTTTATCGTAGTAGCTGGGAGAACTCCATCTTCAACCCTAAAGCGTGGGGGCAAGCCTATATCATCGATCAAAAGAATATAAGTGATGTGAAGTTTGGAAATTTGGATGAGATCGCCTCCAAAATCAGCCGCAATCTCAACCAAAACCTCTCCAAGGATCACCACTCCTTTAACATCAAAAACACCAATACGCAATTCAAAGATGAGGAGATGCAAACCTCTCTCACCTATTTTGCGATCACCAATCTCAAGCCAGCATTGGCCATTGAGACCAGTAAAAATATCAGCGAGTTGGATCAGAAGGTTTTTTATCAGCTCCAATCCATCGAAGAGCTTATGAAAATCATGGGAATCGAATATGAGCGCGATTTTGAACTCACCCTCCAAGAGATTGACCGTCTCTTGGAAGAGCATGGTGAGATGAGCCTCAATGGCCACATCACGCTCCCGCTAGAGGGAATTCGTAGCACGCTTCGCTTTGTCCCGATGCTCCCCAAGGGGAACTCTTTCTCTTTCTCTCACCCCCTGGGCGCGATCAAAGAGCGCGCGGATCACTATGAGGTGATGATAGGGAATCGCTCCATTGCCAAGCTCTACCCCCAGCGCTTCTCTGGTTCTTGCGCTGCAAAAGGGGCGGAGGTGATTGTGGATGGGGTGAGCCAAAGAGTAGCATGGGGAGAGCGACTTCTAGTCAAGGAGCGATTCTTGGTGAAGGAACAAGCGGGGGTGAGGGTCAATGTGATTGGTCTTGTGACATCGGGGCGTGATTCCCAAGATGAGGTGGAGGTGAAAAAGGGAATGATCGCCTCTCGATTCTCCTTGGATGAGAAAGAGAGGCGTTATCGCGTGGAGTTCTACTCTGAAGAGGGATTCTGCGGGATGATCACTGCTTGGTTTGAGCCCTAA